In one Silene latifolia isolate original U9 population chromosome 10, ASM4854445v1, whole genome shotgun sequence genomic region, the following are encoded:
- the LOC141608103 gene encoding uncharacterized protein LOC141608103, with protein sequence MNNIVERIDIAEAMQPYDPTPYAKGIIESNCSDSRHCRVIKAGGGEFEVVEGTTTSFLVNLKNETCLCGAWQVTGIPCKHACRVIYHNKEEPMQYLNGYFSGMCYKLTYNNIMHPMPDKDQWPEFQFPMIQPPLQERLAGRPARQRKRKPEEKKRKRGSRSTIIRCSICKTIGHNARSCQGCPTTKKRRTNGASTSTNQPPI encoded by the coding sequence ATGAACAATATAGTAGAAAGAATTGATATAGCTGAGGCTATGCAACCATATGATCCTACCCCATATGCAAAGGGTATTATTGAGTCTAATTGTTCAGACTCAAGGCATTGCAGAGTGATAAAAGCTGGAGGTGGAGAATTTGAGGTGGTTGAAGGTACCACAACTTCCTTTCTTGTAAATTTGAAGAATGAAACATGTTTGTGTGGGGCATGGCAGGTGACTGGGATACCATGTAAGCATGCATGTAGGGTCATCTATCACAACAAAGAAGAACCAATGCAATATCTGAATGGCTACTTCTCTGGGATGTGCTATAAGTTAACTTATAACAATATCATGCACCCTATGCCTGATAAAGATCAGTGGCCTGAATTTCAGTTTCCTATGATCCAGCCACCACTACAAGAAAGATTAGCAGGAAGGCCAGCTAGACAAAGAAAGAGGAAGCctgaagagaaaaagagaaagagaggcaGCAGGTCCACCATCATCAGATGTTCTATTTGCAAGACAATAGGCCACAATGCAAGATCATGCCAAGGTTGTCCAACAACAAAGAAGAGAAGGACTAATGGTGCTTCAACTTCAACAAATCAACCTCCAATCTAA
- the LOC141608104 gene encoding uncharacterized protein LOC141608104 — translation MGKFGITVKKRTMYKVRSVVVEKVFGGHEESYNFLPVYAAMIKQTNPGSWALITWHSPYTDRLTYFKGMFVSFSAWTKGFLRGCRPIIGVNGCHLKRRFKGMLLSALSLDGNNKLFIIAYAIVGKETTESWSYFFINLKMAFQKEGCTKWDWTFISDRKKGVEKAISNVFLTATRRICAQHLYTNFKEKWAGPGYHDLFWKAANTTSPFVFNKAMAGIARLSREAFDYLSNVPQQWSKHQFDPLTACDHNTSNIVESFNAVINDMRAKPILVLMEEIR, via the coding sequence ATGGGTAAGTTTGGGATTACTGTGAAAAAGAGGACAATGTACAAGGTAAGAAGTGTAGTTGTTGAGAAGGTGTTTGGGGGACATGAGGAAAGTTATAATTTTCTCCCTGTTTATGCTGCGATGATCAAACAGACCAACCCTGGTTCATGGGCACTTATTACATGGCATTCCCCTTACACTGACAGGTTGACCTATTTTAAGGGAATGTTTGTTAGCTTTTCTGCCTGGACAAAAGGATTCCTGAGAGGTTGTAGGCCAATAATAGGAGTTAATGGCTGTCATTTGAAGAGGAGGTTTAAGGGAATGTTATTGTCTGCATTATCTCTGGATGGCAACAATAAGTTGTTTATCATTGCATATGCTATTGTTGGTAAGGAGACAACTGAGTCATGGAGTTATTTTTTCATAAATTTGAAGATGGCATTTCAGAAGGAAGGTTGTACTAAGTGGGACTGGACTTTCATTAGTGATAGAAAGAAAGGTGTTGAGAAGGCTATATCAAATGTGTTCCTAACTGCCACAAGAAGAATTTGTGCTCAGCATTTGTACACAAATTTCAAGGAGAAATGGGCAGGGCCTGGCTACCATGATCTGTTTTGGAAGGCTGCCAATACAACATCACCATTTGTCTTCAACAAAGCAATGGCAGGTATAGCTAGACTTTCTAGAGAAGCTTTTGATTACTTGTCCAATGTTCCCCAACAATGGTCCAAACATCAATTTGATCCACTAACAGCTTGTGATCATAATACCTCAAACATTGTTGAGTCTTTTAATGCTGTGATTAATGACATGAGGGCCAAACCAATTCTTGTCTTGATGGAAGAGATAAGATAA